One segment of Alphaproteobacteria bacterium DNA contains the following:
- a CDS encoding alpha/beta hydrolase, with product MNLLKKTFILSLTILFFQNINSCEALKEGFITTSSGKISYLESEGKGETIIFLHSNSISKEAFSKQFDELGQQYHLIAIDLPGHGKSDNAIDPVATYSFPGNAKAVLETLDLLNVKKAILCGWSIGGHIAIEIAYERPKLVTGLFLTGTPPIELAPAGFGAGFLPFEGGNMMGQETNFTEEEARKFVAMSGINPDDNHYFVITGMRTDGNARKNVFTATFMGKGVNQKEFIQETKTPLAFVYGKQDKGINNDYIKSLIYNNLFGIFELDSGHATLWEKSHEFNQLLSEFVDFTKNNQPN from the coding sequence ATGAATCTACTTAAAAAAACATTTATATTAAGTTTAACTATTTTATTTTTTCAAAATATAAATAGTTGCGAAGCTTTAAAAGAGGGGTTTATAACAACGTCTTCAGGAAAAATTTCTTATCTTGAGAGTGAAGGTAAGGGAGAAACAATAATATTCCTTCATTCAAATTCTATCTCTAAGGAAGCTTTTAGTAAACAATTCGATGAATTAGGCCAGCAATATCATTTGATTGCAATAGACTTACCTGGCCATGGTAAAAGCGATAACGCAATAGACCCTGTTGCTACATATTCATTTCCAGGTAATGCCAAAGCTGTTTTAGAGACCCTCGATTTACTTAATGTAAAAAAAGCTATTCTTTGTGGATGGTCAATAGGTGGTCATATTGCGATAGAAATAGCGTATGAACGCCCTAAACTCGTAACAGGTTTATTCTTAACAGGCACACCGCCTATTGAACTTGCCCCAGCTGGATTTGGCGCAGGTTTTCTTCCATTTGAAGGTGGAAATATGATGGGTCAAGAAACAAATTTTACAGAAGAGGAAGCTCGAAAATTTGTTGCTATGAGTGGTATTAATCCTGATGATAATCATTATTTTGTAATAACGGGTATGAGAACTGATGGAAATGCACGTAAGAATGTATTTACTGCTACTTTTATGGGTAAAGGCGTCAATCAAAAAGAATTTATTCAAGAAACAAAAACACCGCTCGCTTTTGTTTATGGAAAACAAGACAAAGGGATCAATAATGACTATATTAAAAGCTTAATCTATAATAATTTGTTTGGTATTTTTGAATTAGACTCGGGGCATGCAACGCTTTGGGAAAAAAGTCACGAATTTAACCAATTGCTATCTGAATTTGTTGACTTTACTAAAAATAATCAACCAAACTAA